A stretch of the Flavobacterium aquiphilum genome encodes the following:
- a CDS encoding magnesium transporter MgtE N-terminal domain-containing protein encodes MGTYLEKLEAERENESNETQKELSKTWLKEWEPENEEFWKKTGSKIAWKTLTITTLSLILSFASWFMMSVIAVKLPGLGFPFSKDQLFWLVAIPGLAAGFLRIIHTFILPIFGTRHVVTVATLLKLIPAIGIGFAVMDTNTPFWVFVLLAITTGFGGGDFSSFMPSTSLFFPKRLKGTALGIQAGIGNFGVSLAQFITPIILSVSIYGTTSVFTSIDAKETQNVLTDSTVEKQKEVFAALDAKTQNKILATVKKPVLDSVIAATKSNDNHEIFSALPLNEKSKAIANANPKLAEKILNKISPKNDAVNKRNIYIQSAAFWYIGFLLVLAFISWFFLKSIPMKASIKEQMDIFKNKHTWYCTITYLMTFGTFAGLSAAFPLMIKYLYGDFPDAPDPLVYAFYGPLIGSASRVAFGFVADKIGGAILTTITGIGILTGAIILITQGLVSPTSMDQFPLFVGVILAMFFFTGIGNAGTFRQFPIIFSENQRQAAGVIGWTAAIAAFGPFIFSKLIGNNLSANGTVNQFFIGLILFTILATSINWWFYNRKGCERPS; translated from the coding sequence ATGGGGACTTATTTAGAGAAATTAGAAGCGGAACGTGAAAACGAATCAAACGAAACACAAAAAGAGCTTTCAAAAACTTGGTTGAAAGAATGGGAACCGGAAAATGAAGAGTTTTGGAAAAAAACAGGTAGTAAAATTGCTTGGAAAACTTTGACAATTACAACTTTGTCATTAATACTTTCCTTTGCTTCGTGGTTTATGATGAGTGTAATTGCGGTGAAATTACCTGGACTTGGTTTTCCGTTTTCTAAAGATCAACTTTTTTGGTTGGTGGCAATACCTGGATTGGCTGCAGGATTTTTAAGAATAATCCACACTTTTATACTGCCTATTTTTGGTACAAGGCACGTGGTGACTGTGGCAACTTTACTAAAATTAATTCCGGCAATTGGAATCGGATTTGCGGTAATGGATACCAATACTCCATTTTGGGTATTTGTTCTTTTGGCTATTACCACTGGTTTTGGAGGCGGAGATTTTTCATCCTTTATGCCTAGCACAAGTCTATTTTTTCCAAAAAGATTAAAAGGAACAGCATTGGGAATCCAAGCGGGTATTGGAAATTTTGGAGTTAGTTTAGCTCAGTTTATTACTCCGATTATTTTGAGTGTTAGTATTTACGGGACCACTTCAGTATTTACAAGTATCGATGCCAAGGAAACACAAAATGTTTTAACAGATTCAACAGTTGAAAAGCAAAAAGAAGTTTTTGCGGCCTTGGACGCCAAAACGCAAAATAAAATTTTGGCTACTGTAAAGAAACCAGTGTTGGATTCTGTTATTGCGGCTACAAAATCAAATGATAATCACGAAATTTTTTCTGCATTACCGCTCAATGAGAAATCTAAAGCGATTGCAAATGCAAATCCTAAATTAGCTGAAAAAATATTAAACAAAATAAGCCCCAAAAATGATGCGGTAAATAAAAGAAACATCTATATTCAATCTGCTGCATTTTGGTACATTGGTTTTCTTTTGGTTTTGGCATTTATCAGTTGGTTTTTTTTAAAAAGCATTCCGATGAAGGCTTCCATAAAAGAACAAATGGATATTTTTAAAAACAAGCATACTTGGTATTGTACAATTACTTATCTGATGACTTTTGGAACGTTTGCAGGATTATCGGCAGCTTTTCCTTTGATGATAAAATATTTGTACGGCGATTTTCCAGATGCACCGGATCCATTAGTTTATGCTTTCTATGGGCCGCTGATTGGTTCTGCCAGCAGAGTCGCTTTTGGTTTTGTGGCCGATAAAATAGGAGGAGCGATATTGACAACCATCACCGGAATCGGAATTTTGACAGGTGCCATTATTTTGATTACCCAAGGATTGGTTTCGCCTACGAGTATGGATCAGTTTCCGTTGTTTGTAGGTGTGATTTTGGCGATGTTTTTCTTTACAGGAATTGGGAATGCAGGTACTTTTAGACAATTTCCTATCATTTTTTCTGAAAACCAACGTCAGGCAGCTGGTGTGATTGGTTGGACTGCCGCGATTGCTGCTTTTGGACCTTTTATCTTTTCTAAATTAATTGGAAATAACCTTTCGGCAAATGGTACTGTAAATCAATTCTTTATTGGCTTGATTCTTTTTACGATCTTAGCTACCAGCATCAACTGGTGGTTTTACAACCGTAAAGGATGTGAAAGACCAAGTTAG
- a CDS encoding alginate export family protein, whose amino-acid sequence MKLFKIMVLAVVLMASKNVFAQEFDANLQIKPRYEFRNGYKAPIPYGETPGQFISSRTRLSLNFKQDKFVTKFSMQNVRVWGDVAPNAKADANGIQVFEAWAQYNFNEKWSTRLGRQVISYDNQRILGEGDWGMQAQSHDAALVTYKKNKSQLDLGFSYSALAETDIATPYTVANYKSMQYGWYHTELGKLNMSLLFLNTGYENKLVAPIPTPTPELKVDYMQTFGTYMNSKGKSWDGNLWFYGQTGKNNTYSVSAFDAALNFNYAFTEKFKAGFGYEFLSGKSQTDKSTDIKSFYPLFGTNHGFNGYMDYFYVGNFRNSVGLQDAFLKFGYNVNKWQFALLPHMFNAANTVLDAGGNKMDNYLGTEIDFTAGYAVHKFINITGGYSQMFATDTMQRLKGGDVDHTNNWGWLCVNVNPQIFSFKK is encoded by the coding sequence ATGAAGCTATTTAAAATTATGGTACTGGCAGTAGTACTTATGGCCAGTAAGAACGTTTTTGCCCAAGAATTTGATGCCAATTTACAAATTAAACCCCGTTACGAATTCAGAAATGGGTATAAAGCCCCAATTCCTTATGGAGAAACACCTGGTCAGTTTATTTCGTCAAGAACGCGTTTGAGTTTGAATTTTAAACAGGATAAATTTGTTACCAAGTTTTCTATGCAAAATGTTCGAGTATGGGGAGATGTTGCTCCTAATGCAAAAGCGGATGCAAACGGCATTCAGGTATTTGAAGCATGGGCGCAATATAATTTTAACGAAAAATGGAGTACCCGTTTAGGTCGTCAGGTAATTTCATACGACAATCAGCGTATTCTGGGGGAAGGCGATTGGGGTATGCAGGCACAAAGTCATGATGCTGCATTGGTTACTTATAAAAAGAATAAAAGCCAACTGGATCTTGGCTTCTCTTATAGTGCACTTGCTGAAACCGATATTGCGACACCATACACAGTAGCCAATTATAAATCCATGCAATATGGCTGGTATCATACAGAGTTAGGGAAATTAAACATGAGCCTGTTATTTTTGAATACCGGTTATGAAAATAAACTAGTTGCACCAATCCCAACACCGACACCTGAATTAAAAGTGGATTATATGCAAACTTTTGGAACATATATGAATTCCAAAGGTAAATCTTGGGACGGTAACCTTTGGTTTTACGGACAAACTGGGAAAAATAATACTTATAGTGTAAGTGCTTTTGATGCAGCCCTTAATTTTAATTATGCTTTTACTGAAAAGTTCAAAGCGGGTTTTGGTTATGAATTCCTTTCCGGAAAAAGCCAAACAGATAAAAGTACTGATATAAAATCGTTTTATCCTCTTTTTGGAACTAATCATGGATTTAATGGTTATATGGATTATTTCTATGTCGGGAATTTTAGAAATTCGGTGGGACTTCAAGATGCATTTTTGAAATTTGGTTATAACGTAAACAAATGGCAGTTCGCTTTATTGCCTCATATGTTTAATGCGGCCAATACGGTTTTGGATGCTGGCGGAAACAAAATGGACAACTATCTTGGTACTGAAATCGATTTTACTGCTGGTTATGCTGTTCACAAGTTTATAAATATTACAGGCGGCTATTCTCAAATGTTTGCGACTGATACGATGCAAAGATTGAAAGGTGGCGATGTAGATCATACCAATAATTGGGGTTGGTTATGTGTGAACGTTAATCCCCAAATATTTTCCTTTAAAAAATAG
- a CDS encoding SCO family protein, whose amino-acid sequence MKLELTQKRKEILKKGLSCLLVLSIFALFFAVQGCNKKEVVDKDKPISDLSIYNLPSKWTTQNGQNIEMKDLRGKVLLMVMIYTSCKAACPRLVADMRNIESRLPDNIKEHVKLVLISIDPQTDTPKRLKEFSIANKMEGDQWLFLRSTEENTREFAAVLAVNYKKISPMDFSHSNIISVFNAEGELAYQQEGLGVNSDETIKKITEEAVKLN is encoded by the coding sequence ATGAAATTAGAATTAACCCAAAAACGAAAAGAAATCCTTAAAAAAGGACTTTCTTGTTTACTTGTTTTGTCTATTTTTGCACTTTTTTTTGCTGTTCAAGGTTGTAATAAAAAAGAAGTTGTTGATAAAGACAAACCTATTTCTGATTTGTCAATTTACAATTTGCCTTCCAAATGGACCACTCAAAATGGGCAAAATATTGAAATGAAGGATTTGAGAGGCAAAGTATTGCTAATGGTTATGATTTATACTTCCTGCAAAGCTGCTTGTCCACGTTTAGTTGCCGATATGCGAAATATTGAGTCTCGTTTGCCTGACAATATCAAGGAGCATGTGAAATTAGTATTAATCAGTATTGATCCCCAAACGGACACGCCAAAACGATTAAAAGAATTCTCTATTGCTAATAAAATGGAAGGTGACCAGTGGCTTTTTTTGCGTTCGACAGAAGAAAATACGAGAGAGTTTGCAGCAGTTTTGGCTGTTAATTATAAAAAAATATCCCCGATGGATTTTTCCCATTCCAATATTATAAGCGTTTTCAATGCTGAAGGAGAGTTGGCTTATCAACAGGAAGGATTAGGGGTAAACTCCGATGAAACCATCAAAAAAATAACAGAAGAAGCGGTTAAACTAAATTAA
- a CDS encoding formylglycine-generating enzyme family protein yields the protein MFQLKKIVTIFILLVNCILFAQDTKMASIGGGTFVPLYGATTKKPVKVAPFKLDVYPATNAQYLAFVKKYPEYSRSKMKGLYADKSYLTQWESDFNYGKNNLSNAPVTNVSWFSAKKYCECQGKRLPTMDEWEYVAMADEKRSDARTKEEFNKYILSWYEKPKTYANPVGQTFKNYWGVYDMHGLVWEWTADFNSIFLSGESRKDKDTDKNLFCGSGSVNATDLMNYAAFMRYAFRGSLKASYTTKNLGFRCAQDK from the coding sequence ATGTTCCAATTAAAAAAAATAGTAACCATCTTTATATTGTTGGTAAATTGTATTCTTTTTGCTCAAGATACCAAAATGGCATCCATAGGAGGGGGGACTTTTGTTCCCCTTTATGGAGCCACTACCAAAAAACCGGTCAAAGTAGCTCCGTTTAAATTGGATGTGTATCCGGCAACGAATGCGCAATATCTGGCATTTGTTAAAAAATATCCCGAATACAGCCGTTCAAAAATGAAAGGATTATATGCCGATAAAAGTTATCTAACCCAATGGGAAAGTGATTTTAACTACGGAAAAAATAATCTGAGTAATGCTCCTGTAACCAATGTTTCCTGGTTTTCCGCCAAGAAATATTGTGAATGCCAGGGTAAAAGATTACCCACTATGGACGAATGGGAGTATGTGGCTATGGCCGATGAAAAAAGATCGGATGCGCGTACCAAAGAAGAATTTAATAAATACATTTTGTCTTGGTACGAAAAGCCAAAAACCTATGCGAATCCGGTTGGTCAGACCTTCAAAAATTATTGGGGAGTTTATGATATGCACGGCTTGGTTTGGGAATGGACAGCCGATTTCAACAGTATTTTTCTTTCGGGTGAATCCAGAAAAGATAAAGACACTGATAAGAATCTCTTTTGCGGAAGCGGATCGGTTAATGCGACCGATTTGATGAACTACGCCGCGTTTATGCGTTATGCTTTTAGAGGTAGTCTGAAAGCAAGTTACACTACAAAAAATTTAGGGTTCCGATGCGCTCAAGATAAATAG
- the nirK gene encoding copper-containing nitrite reductase gives MKKNINFSRSYGVKVFALLAAFSIFSCEKKEDKNADYYEKIKVEGQKEAELTAPPMVPKPVGDRPAMKLVVNMEIKEQEGEMVDGTKYVYWTFGGSVPGSFIRTRVGDEVEFHLKNHPDNKLPHNIDLHAVTGQGGGAASSIVAPGHEKVFNFKVLNPGLYVYHCATAPVGMHIANGMYGLILVEPEGGLPPVDKEFYVMQGDFYTKGAYGEQGVQPFDMNKALKEEPDYVVFNGKVGSIAGDNALTAKVGETIRIYMGNGGPNLVSSFHVIGEIFDKVHIEGGDAINKNVQTTMIPAGGSAIVEFKVDVPGTFILVDHSIFRAFNKGALGMLKVTGEENKKIYSGTTQEGIYLPEGGNVQNMPEGKKEAKSTVAKTLPEQIKSGKAIFGTTCFACHQSEGQGVPHAFPPLAKSDFLNADPKRAIQIVMRGLSGEITVNGQKINSVMPSQNLSDDEIADVLTYVYSSWGNNKTVITPAMVKAQRK, from the coding sequence ATGAAAAAGAACATCAATTTTAGCAGGTCTTATGGCGTAAAAGTATTTGCGTTGCTTGCTGCATTTAGCATTTTTTCTTGTGAAAAAAAGGAAGATAAAAATGCTGATTATTATGAAAAAATAAAAGTTGAAGGACAAAAAGAAGCAGAACTTACAGCTCCGCCTATGGTACCAAAACCAGTTGGTGATCGTCCTGCGATGAAATTGGTTGTAAACATGGAGATCAAAGAGCAAGAAGGTGAAATGGTTGACGGAACCAAATATGTGTATTGGACATTTGGAGGTTCTGTTCCGGGAAGTTTCATCAGAACCAGAGTGGGTGACGAAGTGGAGTTTCACTTAAAAAACCATCCGGATAATAAATTACCACACAATATCGATTTGCATGCGGTGACAGGACAAGGAGGAGGAGCAGCTTCGTCTATTGTGGCTCCTGGACATGAAAAAGTATTTAATTTTAAAGTACTAAATCCTGGGTTATATGTTTACCATTGTGCTACTGCGCCTGTTGGTATGCATATTGCAAACGGGATGTATGGATTGATTCTTGTAGAACCAGAAGGAGGTTTGCCACCTGTTGACAAAGAATTCTACGTAATGCAAGGTGATTTCTACACTAAAGGAGCTTATGGAGAGCAGGGAGTTCAGCCATTTGATATGAACAAAGCTTTGAAAGAAGAGCCTGATTATGTAGTTTTCAATGGTAAAGTGGGATCAATTGCGGGAGACAACGCTCTTACTGCCAAAGTTGGAGAAACTATTCGTATCTATATGGGTAATGGTGGGCCTAACTTGGTTTCTTCTTTCCACGTAATTGGAGAGATATTTGATAAAGTACATATCGAAGGAGGTGACGCGATTAATAAAAATGTTCAAACTACTATGATTCCGGCGGGTGGTTCTGCAATTGTAGAATTCAAAGTGGATGTTCCGGGAACATTTATATTGGTGGATCACTCCATTTTCAGAGCGTTCAATAAAGGAGCTTTGGGAATGTTGAAAGTAACCGGTGAAGAAAACAAAAAAATCTACTCAGGAACTACTCAGGAAGGGATTTATTTGCCTGAAGGCGGAAATGTCCAAAATATGCCCGAAGGAAAAAAAGAAGCAAAATCAACAGTTGCAAAAACATTGCCTGAGCAAATTAAGTCAGGAAAAGCGATCTTCGGGACAACATGTTTTGCCTGTCATCAATCCGAAGGACAAGGTGTGCCGCATGCTTTTCCTCCATTGGCAAAATCAGATTTCTTGAATGCCGATCCTAAGAGAGCCATCCAAATTGTTATGAGAGGATTGAGCGGTGAGATTACAGTAAATGGTCAGAAAATAAATAGCGTAATGCCAAGTCAAAATCTATCAGACGACGAAATTGCAGATGTTCTAACTTATGTTTACAGCAGTTGGGGCAATAATAAAACAGTAATTACACCAGCAATGGTAAAAGCACAAAGAAAATAA
- a CDS encoding cytochrome C oxidase subunit IV family protein codes for MKKNLILVFILLLLLTITTACISGLKAFSGVVGILILIFATFKFLLVAFHFMELKKAHSFWKISLMLTLLLFVIVIVSLK; via the coding sequence ATGAAAAAAAACTTAATTTTAGTCTTTATTTTATTACTTTTATTAACCATTACAACTGCTTGTATTTCAGGGCTAAAAGCTTTTTCTGGAGTTGTTGGAATTTTAATACTAATTTTTGCCACTTTTAAATTTTTGTTGGTTGCTTTTCACTTTATGGAGTTAAAGAAAGCACATTCGTTTTGGAAAATCAGCTTGATGCTGACCTTGTTATTGTTTGTAATTGTGATTGTTTCTTTAAAATAG
- a CDS encoding cytochrome c oxidase subunit 3, with amino-acid sequence METLKINYKNIYYPPGGILMWIIIFLELITFGMALVAFVYYGSENTAVFHQSRMELNTVFGAVNTVFLLTSGFFMANAVHYFKENEIQKSSAFFKWTMLGGFLFLALKSVEYYHKIESGISLDTNMFYTFYWLLTGFHVIHVIIGLVILGWTNYGMVKKDSDTKIEDVEASASFWHMCDLIWLLLFPILYLFF; translated from the coding sequence ATGGAAACCTTAAAAATAAACTACAAAAACATCTATTATCCCCCTGGAGGTATCCTGATGTGGATAATCATTTTTCTGGAGCTGATTACTTTCGGGATGGCATTGGTTGCCTTTGTGTATTACGGAAGTGAGAACACAGCAGTGTTTCATCAGTCCAGAATGGAATTGAATACTGTTTTTGGAGCAGTGAATACCGTTTTTTTATTGACTAGCGGCTTTTTTATGGCCAATGCGGTACACTATTTTAAAGAGAATGAAATTCAAAAATCATCTGCATTTTTTAAATGGACAATGTTGGGAGGTTTTTTGTTCCTTGCTCTTAAAAGTGTAGAATATTATCACAAAATAGAAAGCGGAATTTCATTGGATACCAATATGTTTTACACTTTTTATTGGTTGTTAACAGGATTTCATGTCATTCATGTGATTATTGGTTTGGTCATTTTGGGCTGGACAAATTACGGAATGGTTAAAAAAGATTCTGATACCAAAATTGAAGATGTTGAAGCAAGCGCTTCTTTTTGGCACATGTGTGATTTGATTTGGCTGCTATTGTTTCCTATACTTTATTTATTTTTTTAA
- a CDS encoding DUF438 domain-containing protein, which translates to MTETIPSLELPEGHPVWTYFQEKELIESLLKEMKSVNPLIDLPKYMNIFNQLLTIEKRFARKENQLFPFLEKKGWVGPSQGMWSFHDNLREQFRLIQYYLKMNNPERVGANTPFLIDGIHRLLGVEENVLFPNALDILTDKDWIEMRKGEEEIGWMLSQEPPTFPKVEYIHPSEDFTVRELPFSLDNKSHFDEGYMTVEQVNLLFRTMPVDLTYVDENDRVIFYNRGEERVFPRSAGIIGREVKFCHPPKSVGTVLKILEEFRKGTQNESSFWINYKERLIYIRYFAVRDANKNYKGVIEMSQDITDIKKIEGEKRLLDWE; encoded by the coding sequence ATGACAGAAACAATTCCCTCACTAGAATTGCCGGAAGGTCATCCAGTATGGACTTACTTTCAGGAAAAAGAATTAATAGAGTCTCTTTTGAAAGAGATGAAAAGCGTTAACCCGCTGATTGATTTACCAAAATACATGAATATCTTCAATCAGTTGCTTACTATAGAGAAACGTTTTGCGCGAAAAGAAAATCAGCTTTTTCCTTTTTTGGAAAAGAAAGGCTGGGTTGGTCCGTCTCAGGGAATGTGGTCTTTCCATGATAACTTGAGAGAACAATTTCGTTTGATTCAGTATTATCTCAAAATGAATAATCCAGAAAGAGTTGGAGCCAATACTCCATTTTTGATAGATGGAATTCATAGATTGCTTGGCGTTGAAGAAAACGTCTTGTTTCCTAATGCATTGGATATTCTTACCGATAAGGATTGGATTGAGATGCGCAAAGGCGAAGAAGAAATTGGCTGGATGCTGTCTCAAGAGCCTCCAACTTTCCCAAAAGTAGAATACATACATCCGAGCGAAGATTTTACTGTGAGAGAATTACCTTTTTCATTAGATAATAAATCACATTTTGATGAAGGGTATATGACTGTTGAGCAGGTGAATCTGCTTTTTAGAACGATGCCGGTGGATTTGACTTATGTAGATGAAAATGACCGAGTGATTTTCTACAACCGAGGCGAAGAGCGTGTGTTTCCAAGAAGCGCTGGAATCATCGGCCGTGAAGTAAAATTTTGTCATCCTCCAAAAAGTGTGGGAACAGTTCTCAAAATTTTAGAAGAATTTAGAAAAGGAACCCAAAACGAATCTTCTTTTTGGATCAATTATAAAGAACGTCTGATTTACATCCGCTATTTTGCCGTAAGGGACGCCAATAAAAACTACAAAGGCGTAATCGAAATGTCGCAAGATATTACAGATATCAAGAAAATTGAAGGTGAAAAAAGGTTGTTGGATTGGGAGTGA
- a CDS encoding nitric oxide reductase activation protein NorD, with the protein MGFEIDEYLVGKFFKHLKNRKKISPEIEARTVTLAAIKPRLTIMARALTGNPIEIFPAEREGGYKNNNFFLPISFSEFPTLEENLTFYHFRVLYLSVQHRLNFNWTADEAEPDLAVSQQRALETSEEILAILFKEFSIDEQFLAEAKKHFIEKQDAKKGPDFSWLFGKWMKNEAVVESENELQNFSDKAKKPNEIQPLTTLKAKAVEEVMTVEVDKKQQEDYVMLHNFEKVETAQEFNGNWRDFDGSDELEDHQDALDELNMKFTVRVDDSAHSVYQADFMENTTISESASVDEKGFHHSYDEWDFTKNSYKENFCKVYPKLQLKTDSDYYKKTIAKNASILMGLRKMLTNVNNKMQQQKRQTQGDEFDIDAITDLYVDVHSRRTPSDKIYISNRKKEKDLSILILLDISLSSDGYAAGNRVIDVEKEVSILFGEILNEFNIDFSIDSFYSKTRNYSTYLTIKDFDENWNSAKHKVGAVEPSGYTRIGAALRHAGARLDKRSTKNKWVILISDGKPNDYDKYEGKYGINDVKQALRELNSKNINSYALAIEAEAKYYLPQMFGQNHYQILTTPVELLQSLVKLYEKIKHQK; encoded by the coding sequence ATGGGTTTCGAGATAGATGAATACTTGGTAGGGAAGTTTTTTAAGCATTTAAAAAACAGAAAGAAAATAAGCCCTGAAATAGAAGCCAGAACGGTTACGCTTGCAGCCATAAAACCTCGTCTTACAATTATGGCTCGTGCTTTGACAGGGAATCCTATTGAAATATTTCCTGCTGAAAGAGAAGGAGGCTATAAAAACAATAACTTCTTTCTTCCAATTTCGTTTTCCGAATTCCCCACTCTGGAAGAGAATCTTACTTTTTATCATTTTAGAGTGCTGTATTTAAGTGTGCAACACCGTTTGAATTTCAATTGGACGGCAGATGAAGCGGAACCAGATTTGGCTGTTTCGCAACAAAGAGCATTGGAGACTTCCGAAGAAATCCTAGCGATTTTGTTTAAGGAATTTTCTATTGATGAACAATTTTTGGCGGAAGCCAAAAAACATTTTATCGAAAAACAAGATGCTAAAAAAGGACCTGATTTTTCGTGGCTTTTTGGCAAATGGATGAAAAATGAAGCGGTTGTTGAGAGTGAAAACGAACTTCAAAATTTCTCGGATAAAGCTAAAAAACCGAATGAAATTCAGCCTTTAACTACGCTTAAAGCAAAAGCTGTTGAAGAAGTAATGACTGTTGAAGTCGACAAAAAACAACAAGAGGATTATGTGATGCTGCATAATTTTGAAAAAGTAGAAACTGCTCAGGAATTCAATGGAAATTGGCGTGATTTTGATGGATCTGATGAATTGGAAGACCATCAGGACGCATTGGATGAATTGAATATGAAATTCACCGTTCGTGTGGACGACTCGGCACATTCGGTTTATCAAGCTGATTTTATGGAAAACACAACCATTTCCGAGAGTGCTTCGGTAGATGAAAAAGGTTTTCACCACAGTTATGATGAATGGGATTTTACTAAAAACAGTTACAAAGAAAATTTTTGTAAAGTATATCCAAAACTGCAGTTAAAGACTGATAGTGATTATTACAAAAAAACAATCGCCAAGAATGCTTCTATATTGATGGGCTTGCGCAAGATGCTGACCAATGTCAATAATAAGATGCAACAACAAAAACGCCAGACCCAAGGTGATGAATTCGACATTGATGCCATCACCGATTTGTATGTTGATGTTCATTCGAGAAGAACGCCTTCGGATAAAATTTATATTTCGAATAGAAAAAAAGAAAAAGATTTGTCGATTCTGATCCTGTTAGATATCAGTCTTTCAAGCGATGGCTACGCAGCCGGCAACCGTGTGATCGATGTAGAAAAAGAAGTTTCTATTTTGTTTGGGGAAATATTAAACGAATTCAATATCGATTTTTCGATTGACAGTTTTTATTCCAAAACCAGAAATTATTCGACTTATTTAACGATCAAAGATTTTGACGAAAATTGGAACAGTGCCAAGCACAAAGTGGGTGCGGTAGAACCTAGCGGATACACTCGAATAGGAGCAGCTTTGCGCCATGCGGGAGCACGACTCGATAAACGAAGCACGAAAAACAAATGGGTCATCTTAATTTCGGACGGAAAACCCAATGATTATGATAAATACGAAGGGAAATACGGAATCAATGACGTAAAACAAGCCCTTCGTGAACTCAATTCAAAAAACATTAATTCGTATGCATTGGCCATCGAGGCCGAAGCCAAATATTATCTGCCACAAATGTTCGGTCAAAACCACTATCAGATTTTAACGACTCCCGTTGAGTTATTGCAATCGTTAGTGAAATTATATGAAAAGATAAAACACCAAAAATAA
- a CDS encoding CbbQ/NirQ/NorQ/GpvN family protein, with translation MLADTLISAPYYHAVGKEVEIFEHSYKNKIPFLLKGPTGTGKSRFVEYMAHKFERNLITISCHEETSSTDLIGRFIIKGAETVWLDGPLTTAVKNGSIIYLDEVAEARPDVIVAIHSLTDHRRILYIDKLGETIKAHEDFMLVASFNPGYQRGFKELKPSTRQRFIAVSFDYPEPKIETEILVAETNIDNDTAKKLVAIGNKIRNLTELGLTETVSTRLLVDAAKIIHSGLPKRLAVHVAIVEPLTDDLQTLEALKDLCNLMI, from the coding sequence ATGTTAGCAGATACTTTAATAAGCGCCCCTTATTACCATGCAGTAGGCAAAGAAGTAGAAATCTTTGAACATTCGTATAAAAATAAAATCCCTTTTCTGCTGAAAGGTCCCACAGGTACCGGTAAATCCCGTTTTGTGGAGTATATGGCGCATAAATTCGAAAGAAATCTGATTACGATCAGTTGTCATGAAGAAACTTCTTCAACCGATTTGATTGGCCGATTTATCATCAAAGGAGCGGAAACGGTTTGGCTTGATGGCCCTTTAACTACTGCTGTAAAGAATGGGTCGATTATCTATTTGGATGAAGTGGCCGAAGCCCGTCCCGATGTGATTGTGGCGATCCACTCACTGACCGATCATCGACGCATACTGTATATAGACAAGTTAGGGGAAACAATCAAAGCGCATGAGGATTTTATGCTTGTTGCTTCTTTCAATCCAGGTTATCAAAGAGGTTTTAAGGAACTGAAACCTTCTACACGCCAAAGGTTTATTGCTGTTTCGTTTGATTATCCGGAACCGAAAATTGAGACCGAAATTTTGGTTGCAGAGACAAATATTGACAATGATACTGCCAAAAAACTGGTAGCCATAGGTAACAAGATTAGAAACTTAACCGAATTAGGATTGACCGAAACGGTTTCGACACGACTTTTGGTTGATGCTGCCAAAATTATTCACAGCGGATTGCCAAAGAGATTAGCTGTTCATGTGGCGATTGTTGAGCCGTTGACAGATGATTTACAAACATTGGAAGCACTGAAGGATTTGTGCAATTTGATGATATAA